The sequence below is a genomic window from Silvanigrella paludirubra.
GAGGCAGATATTGCAAAGATTCCTCTCGTAGCAACAGGAAAATGTGATGAGATTAATCGTGATGATGGAAGTTGTGTGGATTATGCATCGGTGCAGATTCTAAATGATGGACAAGATGTAACCAGCAAGCCACAGGCAAAGAAACGTTTTTATTTAAGGATGAAGCCATTAAAAACGAATAATATTGGATTTAATATGTAGTCGTCTTCACTCAAAAGGAATCACTTTAACCTCTCAAAATAAAGATTAAAAAGCCACTAAATATAATCATATTTATATTTGGTGGCTTTTTAAATATGAAAAAAATATAAAATTTTTTTTTGAACACTAATTTGACGCTACATTTGAGTTATTACATATTTTTTGTCAATGTTAATTTAGAAATAAAAGAAAAAATAAATAGATTTACAGGAGAATATAATGCTGTTTATAAAGAGAAGTATAGCAAGTTCTATCTTTAGTGCTGTTACTTTAATTGGTGCGCAATTTGTTTTTAATACCCAAGCTCATGCATGGAGTCACTTTAATGGTGAATTTCAAGTTTGTAATAAAATGAATGGAGCATTTCAAGTTAAAAAAACTGGTTCTTATCAAATGAATACAAGAGATCATGATTCAGCAAATCAAATCATAAATGCGCACTCTTGCGAAAATATAAAATTCTGGGCTCAATGGAAATCAAACAGTGATGATTATGATGATGCTATGGATTTTGATGTGATTCATAATGGAGAAACGGTAGGACATTTTACAATAAAAGTTCTTGCCAGAGTTAATTTTGCAGGAAGACTTTATTATGGTTTAAGAAAGGGGCATTCGAATTTTGTTAAATTAATATCGGAGGGAGGGAGTAACGCTGTTGATATAAAAATAGGAAGAATCGAATTTGATGATTAAAATCATCATACAAATTCTTGAATATCAATATTTTTATTTAATTGTTTCTTCAATTCTCTGCTATTCTTGTTCATAATGTAATATAAGAAGAAAAATACAACAATTTTTTAGAATGTTTCAAATACTCATTTGATTTACTTTTTCAGCTATTCTATTACCAATGATAAAGCATGAATTGGAATCTAAATGTATACCATCTATTAAGCTCGATTGAATATAAAGCCCCGCATCTAGGAATTCACATTGCATTTCAATAGATAAATCGAAATATAATTTTGATAATTCTTTTGATTTTCTTATCGCATCAAAGTTAAATTCAGGGTGTAAATTTTCAGTAATTGGTGGCGGGCAAATAATTAAAATTTTAGGTGCACATGCATTTTGCCCCCACACGGATTCTTTTATAAAAGCAACAATTTTTTGCAAACCTTTTTTAATTTCAAAGGTAGCTCGATTAAATTGTTTTTTTGTATCATTGGTTCCAAGCCATAGAATAATTAAATTAATTGGATAATGAATTTCAAGGCTACATTCTAAAAGAGTAAATCCATTTCTAAATGGTCTACCCGGATTTATTTCATCTAAATCTGTAGTACGACCATTTGTTCCATCGTAAAATACTTCATACTCAACACCTAGTTTCTCCTGCATAATGGTTGTCCAAAGTTCATTTTTGTTATGTCTTTTTACTAATTTTGTTTTGCTATTATAGCTTCCTGGTACAAAACCCCAAACATTAGAATCGCCGTAGCATAATATTCTTTTCATTTTTTTCTCTTATATTGATTCATGAATGTTAATATTTAATTTTAATTTGTTCTATAAATTATAAATTCACCAAAAGGAAACTCTTTCATTCTCAGGAAGTGTCATTGGATCTCCTTTTTTACAAGAATAAGTGTCTTCGAAATCTTTTGAGAGCTTTAAAATATTATTTACTCTGAATTCGGGAGAAGAATGAGTATCGTTTTTAGCTCTTTTATCATTGTAAACTGGTAGAGAAACTTCACAATATAATTTGGCATAGTTTATGAAAAATTCTTTTTGAAGGGGAATATAGCTTTTGTATTTAACAAAAAATAAAACTTTATATGTTGAATTAAGTCCAATATAATCTGCTATATTTTCTCTTAAACTAGTTTCTCCTTGTCCTCCATATTTATTAAATAAATTTATCATTTTATTTTTATTTTTTTCATAAATTTCTTTTTCGCTATCATTTGTAAATGAAAGAAAATTTTCTGTTTGTTCTTTAAATTCAATGGAATGAGCAATTTCATGTGCAACAATGAAACCTAAGGTACCCATCATGAATTGAAGAGATTGAAATTTGTTAAATTCATTAATATAAAGTCCTG
It includes:
- a CDS encoding GDSL-type esterase/lipase family protein, whose translation is MKRILCYGDSNVWGFVPGSYNSKTKLVKRHNKNELWTTIMQEKLGVEYEVFYDGTNGRTTDLDEINPGRPFRNGFTLLECSLEIHYPINLIILWLGTNDTKKQFNRATFEIKKGLQKIVAFIKESVWGQNACAPKILIICPPPITENLHPEFNFDAIRKSKELSKLYFDLSIEMQCEFLDAGLYIQSSLIDGIHLDSNSCFIIGNRIAEKVNQMSI
- a CDS encoding M13-type metalloendopeptidase; the encoded protein is MAKSRNYNLEQEAYSEIYEYFEQNINYLFIKENKQLFNKKVTQFIFDIAKKGTIKNIKENSWMSQETKDKAIYKIRSIKLQNTFPEIFEQWQFEKIDQLSSTHYLKNLSILKKNKISSMLENMKKLDDANIWRNSLFKDSIQFKIFSNQLSLLPSGLYINEFNKFQSLQFMMGTLGFIVAHEIAHSIEFKEQTENFLSFTNDSEKEIYEKNKNKMINLFNKYGGQGETSLRENIADYIGLNSTYKVLFFVKYKSYIPLQKEFFINYAKLYCEVSLPVYNDKRAKNDTHSSPEFRVNNILKLSKDFEDTYSCKKGDPMTLPENERVSFW